From a region of the Acanthochromis polyacanthus isolate Apoly-LR-REF ecotype Palm Island chromosome 3, KAUST_Apoly_ChrSc, whole genome shotgun sequence genome:
- the LOC110945732 gene encoding histone H4, translating to MSGRGKGGKGLGKGGAKRHRKVLRDNIQGITKPAIRRLARRGGVKRISGLIYEETRGVLKVFLENVIRDAVTYTEHAKRKTVTAMDVVYALKRQGRTLYGFGG from the coding sequence ATGTCtggaagaggcaaaggaggaaaAGGACTCGGTAAAGGAGGCGCTAAGCGGCACCGTAAAGTCCTCCGTGATAACATTCAGGGAATCACCAAGCCCGCTATCCGCCGTCTGGCTCGCCGTGGTGGAGTCAAGCGTATCTCTGGTCTGATCTATGAGGAGACCCGCGGTGTGTTGAAGGTGTTCCTGGAGAACGTCATCCGTGATGCCGTCACCTACACCGAGCACGCCAAGAGGAAGACGGTGACCGCCATGGATGTGGTGTACGCTCTGAAGAGACAGGGCCGCACTCTGTACGGCTTCGGAGGTTAA
- the LOC110947161 gene encoding histone H1-like: MVEEVPAAAPAKAPAKAPKKKAARPKKDGPSLPKLIVAAVAESKERKGISLAAIKKVLGAEKVDVTKANKRINTAITKLVTKGVLSQTKGTGASGSFKLAKKEPKVSKPVKKVVKKKAPAKAKKPAAAKVKKPATAKKAAAKKTSVKKSPKKAAAKKAVKKTPKKSPKKPAVKKPKAAAKKPAAKKSAVKKPKAKKAVKK, encoded by the coding sequence ATGGTAGAAGAAGTTCCAGCAGCTGCACCGGCTAAGGCCCCGGCCAAAGCCCCGAAGAAGAAGGCTGCCAGGCCCAAGAAGGATGGACCCAGCCTCCCGAAGCTCATCGTCGCCGCTGTGGCCGAGTCTAAGGAGCGGAAGGGGATCTCACTGGCTGCGATCAAGAAGGTGCTGGGGGCCGAAAAAGTCGATGTGACCAAGGCAAACAAACGCATCAACACCGCTATCACCAAGCTGGTGACTAAGGGGGTTCTGAGCCAGACTAAGGGCACTGGAGCCTCCGGTTCCTTCAAGCTTGCCAAGAAGGAGCCCAAAGTCTCCAAACCGGTCAAGAAAGTGGTTAAGAAGAAGGCTCCCGCCAAAGCCAAGAAACCAGCCGCAGCTAAAGTCAAAAAACCCGCCACGGCCAAGAAGGCAGCAGCTAAGAAGACATCGGTCAAGAAATCCCCGAAGAAGGCAGCGGCCAAGAAAGCCGTCAAGAAGACACCGAAGAAGAGTCCCAAGAAGCCCGCCGTTAAGAAGCCCAAAGCTGCAGCCAAGAAGCCCGCAGCAAAGAAAAGTGCAGTCAAGAAGCCCAAAGCGAAGAAAGCTGTCAAGAAGTGA
- the LOC127533378 gene encoding histone H2B 1/2-like, translated as MPEPAKSAPKKGSKKAVTKSTGKGGKKRKRTRKESYAIYVYKVLKQVHPDTGISSKAMGIMNSFVSDIFERIAGEASRLAHYNKRSTITSREIQTAVRLLLPGELAKHAVSEGTKAVTKYTSSK; from the coding sequence ATGCCAGAACCGGCGAAGTCTGCCCCGAAGAAGGGCTCTAAGAAAGCGGTGACCAAGAGCACCGGAAAGGGCggcaagaagaggaagaggaccAGGAAGGAGAGCTACGCTATCTACGTGTACAAGGTGTTGAAGCAGGTCCATCCCGACACCGGTATCTCGTCCAAAGCCATGGGCATCATGAACTCCTTCGTCAGCGACATCTTCGAGCGTATCGCCGGTGAGGCCTCCCGCCTGGCTCACTACAACAAGCGCTCCACCATCACCTCCAGGGAGATCCAGACGGccgtcaggctgctgctgcccgGTGAGCTGGCCAAGCACGCCGTGTCTGAGGGTACCAAGGCCGTCACCAAGTACACCAGCTCCAAGTAA
- the LOC127533375 gene encoding histone H3 translates to MARTKQTARKSTGGKAPRKQLATKAARKSAPATGGVKKPHRYRPGTVALREIRRYQKSTELLIRKLPFQRLVREIAQDFKTDLRFQSSAVMALQEASEAYLVGLFEDTNLCAIHAKRVTIMPKDIQLARRIRGERA, encoded by the coding sequence ATGGCAAGAACCAAGCAGACAGCCCGCAAATCTACTGGAGGAAAAGCCCCAAGGAAGCAGTTGGCCACCAAGGCTGCCCGTAAGAGCGCCCCGGCCACCGGCGGCGTCAAGAAGCCTCACCGTTACAGGCCCGGTACTGTGGCTCTGAGAGAGATCCGTCGCTACCAGAAATCCACGGAGCTGCTCATCCGCAAGCTGCCCTTCCAGCGCCTGGTCAGAGAGATCGCTCAGGACTTCAAGACCGATCTGCGCTTCCAGAGCTCCGCTGTCATGGCTCTGCAGGAGGCCAGCGAGGCTTACCTGGTCGGCCTCTTCGAGGACACCAACCTGTGCGCCATCCACGCCAAGAGGGTCACCATCATGCCCAAAGACATACAGCTGGCCCGCCGCATCCGTGGAGAGAGAGCTTAG
- the LOC110972138 gene encoding histone H2A-like, producing MSGRGKTGGKTRAKAKTRSSRAGLQFPVGRVHRLLRKGNYAERVGAGAPVYLAAVLEYLTAEILELAGNAARDNKKTRIIPRHLQLAVRNDEELNKLLGGVTIAQGGVLPNIQAVLLPKKTEKPAKSK from the coding sequence ATGTCTGGACGTGGAAAGACCGGCGGCAAAACCAGAGCCAAGGCAAAGACCCGCTCCTCCCGGGCAGGACTCCAGTTCCCGGTCGGTCGTGTCCACAGGCTGCTGAGGAAGGGCAACTATGCGGAGCGTGTGGGTGCCGGCGCTCCCGTCTACCTGGCGGCTGTGCTGGAGTATCTGACCGCTGAGATCCTGGAGCTGGCTGGAAACGCTGCCCGCGACAACAAGAAAACCCGTATCATCCCCCGTCACCTGCAGCTGGCTGTCCGCAACGACGAGGAGCTCAACAAGCTGCTGGGTGGAGTCACCATCGCTCAGGGAGGCGTGCTGCCCAACATCCAGGCTGTGCTGCTGCCCAAGAAGACCGAGAAGCCCGCTAAGTCCAAGTAA